ttttttataattataataatatttatattattaaaagataatatttatatggtcAAAGGAagtagtaaaaaatatataaaatcttaataatttttaaataaacacaCTAATCGGATATTTCAAACTTacattcttattttataatttttcttttttataaaaacacacATCCCTCATGTTAATACCACTTGTCAAAGTCAATTAATTTTGAACTTTATCTACTTGTATTATGAAGTATAGTCTACTGTAGAGGAACCCACCATCCCTTCTTCAAGTGGGTTGTTTTCTAAACTAAAAGTCACAAGGTTGAATGGGGAGATAAGGTGAAAGGTAAGCCACCTATAAGTTTCTTACCGTTAAGTCTTCATCGATGGTGGCCATGACAGATGGAAAATATGCTAAATTTTTAGGTCAACATTATGGgtgtttccaattttcaaaaagtgGTCCTTGATCATAAATCCTCAAATTTCCGTCCCATTTATTTGTCCCTCAAATCaacaatataataattaaaatactaaaaaaaaaaacaataaatttttataatatcaagatGTATCCAAGAACAGGTGGTAGTCTGGTGTACATTATTGACTCATTATTATCCAAATTAAATACTTAGCGATGGGCTTAATGGTCATATTAAGTTGCCTACAAGTAGTAAGATAAAAATATGAGAGTATATTTCGTAGAAACAGGGTGGAGGGTTGGCGATGGGAAAGTGAGAATACAGCCAAATCTGTGTAcctttataatattattatggtGAATTATGGCCAGCTCCAATCATGCCCACACCAAAGTCCAAATCATTAGCTTTGTAAAATCTTATCAAAACAGGCAACCCCTCCGACCTAACTTCACCTACACGTCTCTTTACTCTTTCTTCCTTCGTCACAAAGGTTTTGTTTCTAGAAAGTaaaatgggttttcaaatttaattaaaatttatcacaaatttatatatatttaaattatttaatctttatatatatatataaaagttaaataaatttagataattttcttctattttttatctttattatatttcctttatatttttcttcaaatttttttaaaaaacatatatgacctacaaatatttaaaaaaaatattaaaaattgataattttgtacCAAAagattgtttgattttttaattttttactaaaaataatttattttcaaaatttaaaatatttgtttttctattttttcatgatttattataaattttttattaaataaaaaaataatatattgattttttttattttttaatacttaataaaaataaaatactataaaaataaataatctaatatttaatactattaaatattaattaagtgaaaaaacaacacataaatttaaaatatttatttaaaattcaatacgGTACAcgcttatttttagaaattagttTCATTCCGCAATGTGGAAAAAGTACAAACCACTGGGGTATTGGGCATAgtaaaggagaaaagaaaggacTGAAATGCAAAAGAGCGGAACATTCTCAAACGATCCGCGGCGTGGCTGGCGTAGAAAAGAGTGTTGACGTGCGGGCGCCGCCGACGTGGCAATATTTTACTAATTAGCCCGTGTATAACATTTttactttcttatttttttgtaacCAGACACGTGGACGCCAAGGTCTGTCACCAAtcgtaaaaaattaaataaaaaacgtTACCCAACTATTGAACTACGGTTTTACCTTCATTTTCCTCACGCGCTTCGGGGTCAGCTATTTAATAACGATTGGACACCATTTTCTCGAGAAACATACAGCGCCGAAATCGCGGTGGGTAAACCCAGCTCGGATTCGGATTGAAAAACTCTTTTTGTGCCTTCAATACGAAGGGTCTAGACATTTTGATTGGAGAGAGGGGGGTTCGATCTCTGGATACCATGCCAGAGATCGAACGCGGCTCAGGGAGTGGGGCCGCTCCGGCTACCTCGTCGGAGAAGGCTTTGTTTGGGAAGTATGAGCTCGGAAGATTGCTGGGCTGTGGGGCGTTTGCGAAGGTGTATCATGCGAGGAATATCAGGACTGGGCAAAGTGTGGCCATTAAAGCAATATGTAAGAAGAAGATCGTTGGGAGCAACTTGATGGCGAATGTGAAACGGGAGATCTCTATCATGCGCCGGTTGCAGCACCCTCACATCGTGAAGCTGTATGAGGTGTTGGCAACCAAGACCAAGATCTATTGCGTGATGGAGTTCGTGAAAGGTGGGGAGCTGTTCGCGAAGGTCGCCAAGGGGCGGTTCAGCGAGGATCTGAGCCGTCGGTATTTCCAGCAGTTGATCTCCGCCGTCGGGTACTGCCATTCGCGGGGGGTGTTTCACCGGGATCTGAAACCGGAGAACCTCCTCGTTGACGAGAACGGGTGCTTGAAGGTTTCAGATTTCGGGCTCAGCGCCTTGACGGATCAGATTCGCCTCGACGGCCTCCTGCACACCTTGTGCGGCACTCCAGCTTACGTCGCGCCGGAGATTCTCACCAAGAAAGGCTACGATGGGGCGAAAGTGGATGTGTGGTCCTGCGGAGTCATCCTCTTCGTGTTGAACGCCGGTTACCTACCCTTCAACGATCCCAATCTCATGGCCATGTACAAGAAAATATACAAAGGCGAGTTCCGGTGCCCTAAATGGATGTCTCCGGACCTTAAACGTTTCCTCTCTCGCCTCCTCGACACCAACCCCAACACCAGGATCACCGTCGATGAAATCCTGCAGGACCCATGGTTCAGAAAAGGATACAAAGAGGTGAAGTTCCATGAAGAAGATTTCGGACTCAAATCCGAAAAAGAGGACCGAAGCCCCACGAACTTGAATGCCTTCGACATAATTTCGTTCTCGTCTGGTTTGAACTTGTCGGGTCTGTTCAATGACTCGTCCAAGTCGTCGCCGGATGACGACGAGCGATTTGTATCGGCCGAGCCCGTCGAGAAAATAATCGAGAAAATCGAGGAAATTGCCGAAGGTGAGAACCTGACGGTGAATTGGAAGAAGGAATGGGGAGTTGACCTGCAGGGACCAAATGGTAATTTCATAATCGGGGTTCAAATTGATCGATTAACCCATGATTTGGTCGTCGTGGAGGTTAGGAGGAGAGCCGGCGATGCAGCGGCCTACGCCGCCGCGTGGAAGGATAAGCTCCGGCCGGCGCTCGCCGGACTCATGTTCCAAGGACCGGAGACCCAAGTCGCCGGCGATTAAATGTTCTGGTTAGCGCTTTTTTTagtcttcaaaaaaaaaaaaaaaaaaaaaaaaaaccattgggAAAAGCCAGCTAACTAAGGCCAGGGCATCATTGGGCTCTTCTCGTTTCCTTGTTTAACATatcattaataataaaaatgtacgTAGAGctgtgtaatatatatatatttttatatttgtatttgtaAATATGCCAAAACTTAGCAAGTGAGAACAAAGAAATATTGgggtttttccctttttgggcATCCCgatatccaaattaaattctCTTGTTTGGTTTGCCATTTCCATGTTTCCAGATTTTGTATCAAATAATCAATGGGTGCATAACCCATTCACCTTGTGTTGTACTGAATATGTGTGTATTTAGGATTATTTTATTTCGGTAAATAtgtatttttgtataaaatattttacttatattttaaaaaccaaatttaaacCAGAACTAACTTATTAGGAAAGGTGGAGGGGTAGGGTAATCCTGTTGGGCTTTTGGGTTAATGATAGGACTTATTAGTGGGAAATGATTAGACTTAGGAGTAGCTCAAATATGGGAATGATCTAGAAAGGATTTCATGGCCACACCATCGACTTTAGGGTGCTGTCAATCACCTCCATTGAGGAAAGAAGTTAGAATGAAAAATGGGATTTATGAATGATCTTATAAAATGGATTTCTAGGGTTGGCACTTACCCCATTAAAGacgaatttaaaattttttgaccCAAATCTAGGGCGTCTTTGTCCAACATTTAGTAGGATGAAAATGACCTTTTTGTTCAGTTAACCCATATTTACCTTTGGTTTGATTaaatttagagagagagagaataaaaaataatggattaaatgagatataaaaaaaatagatttaaaattaatagataaaaataaaataattttaaaagatataagtttaattcatttaatattttttatgataaattaaatataaaacaaaattatttttttgaaccaaacataattgaaaataattaagaattaccCCCATTTATTgtcttcttatttttcaaattgaatatttGGTTCAAACCTACCGACCTATCAGGATCACCTGTATTTCAAATAGAACACCAACTTTGTTGAATCTATCGTTTtgtaacaataaaaataataaatatgtcaTACTCCTGGTATGAGACAAAACTTCCTCAATCCCAATATACTTGAAGATCAAACCTGCCATGAAAAATGTGTTTCATGCCTCACCCATTCCCTCACTGCATGCCACTGACCCCATCccatgttttattttgaaaaattactagcacaaaaaaataaattcaaatcatgggttaaatttaaatttatttttttaatgtttttcttattactttctaattttctctttaattatttttattttccaaccAAACATATCATCCCCACGCACCACCCacatctttgaaaatttattccCTTTAATGCATGCACACCCACAAAATCATACATTCATCTTTATCTTATGGTAAGTGATTAGTGGTTACATCATGATTGAAATTGGACCATCTTCATATTAATGCTTGAGAGGCTACTTGAAAAGAAGCCATAGAAAATGCTGCTTGATATCTCCATAAGGTTGGACATAGACTCTTCATCTTTGGTATATCGGTACTGATCCTTTGTAAGGATGGTGCGCCTATCTTTTGTTAGAGGATGTTGATGTATGGTAAGGTCATTTGTAAGAGCACTTCCATCTTTTAAAGATGTATCTCATGATTCTCATGGCACAAGAAAATTAGGGTCTGATAacgtttttgaaaattatttttaacaaatagtTTTGTTAAtgctgttttcaaaaatagttttataatgtttttaaaataaaaatatgtttaacatgttttttattttttaataataaattatacatgatactttttttttaatcattcttcatatttgtcttgtcattttttaaaatatttataaagaaataattgaaaacaagtaaaatgtttttataaaaaatattattttttaaaaaaaattgtttctattttttaattgtcaaatatttttttattctaaaaaatgttaataaataGGCTcttattattctaaaaaaataataaacatttaattatttttgtattttttaaatcaaaaatttgaaatgataGTAATCACtttgtcttcttcttcctcccatAATAATTATAATCTCCTCTTTTGTCTCCTTCCAATCTCACCCGTGACCCACCCACTTGCGTTCCctctcatttcaatttttccctCCAAGTCTTCATTGGATAGACAAAAAATGAATAGGGAAAAGAGGTCATGCCGATAGTGATTTCTTATCTCCTTTTCTCgatttgaagtgaaaaaaaaaaatgaaacgaatggaagaagagaaaacagAAAAAGGGGAAGAACATGAAATGAAATTACTTATCTGAGTAGATAGTGTAAATCTTCtatgaaatcaaataattattatcatattgaaaatatatcatcAATTAAGAAACGACTTgtaaaaacgtttttaaaatataatttttgagaatggttttttaatatttttaaaataaagatctatttgaaaatttggaatgtatttaactttttttattatatatttttaaatatttttaaaaaatatattttatatgggtttattttcaattattttttattttatctcatttttttttttataataataagatCCCTTTCAAAGAAGAACATTGGATTCTCTTTTAAGTGAGACCAATGGCCATTTACTAAATCAAGATAggagaaaagaaggaagaaaaaaagggttGGGCCAATCATTTGCTCTTGAAGAAGATCCCTTtcaagagaatattttttttcttttgaagtgaTTGGACAAATGAAGTTAATAGTTCCACTTTTTGTGGGGATTGTGCAAAGCTTCCATCCAAATAATGTGTTTaagccttttatttttatttttatttaataccaTCTACTATTCTTGTCACATGCACATAAAGTCATTATGCATTTATCAAAGCTTTTTAGtcgattttaaaattatatttgatgattttttttttttttagaatttgtgtggtgatttttaaaaataaatttgttgctTTGATGaacaataaattgaaaaaaaaaaaattgacgtTAAAACGGAATTTTGTTcctaaaatcaatataaaactatgttaaaaattgttctaaaatttgtttggaaatgGTTGTTTTTcataactaaaaacaattttcatgttggacaaattttattaaaaatagttttgttgagaatttgttttgaaaattagttggTTTTAAGAACAAACTTGAGTTGTTTTAAGGCCATTTTTACCGTGTTTCAAAAAACAtcgaaaaatataaaaaatactttgaaaactTGTATATATGCATTAGtgtacaatatttttataaaaaaaattagtccataaaattatttttttcatatatgagTTTGTTAATTCAATGGTTTTTCTAATTGAGATTTGATGATCATAAAACAAGTTTAAGGTTCTTAATGGTTCAAATCAAGTTAACTTTTTTTAGGTTAACTTTCGAAAATTTAAAGAGAGCTTAAACAACCATGCAAAAAGATCAATTAAGTAGAGATTTAGGATGTCATGAAGATTTAAACTGACTTAGGACTTATTGTAAGGATGTTACTTGTTGGTGCACTTGGATCAAAGCCTTTTCATGTgcttaaagttttaaaatcatccATCTTTGAACTTAAAGagataaaaattcataaaaaaagttagatgatttcttgttttctattaaaatattacactaaattttttctaaacttgtcttaaaaggttttaagaaattaaacttaaattgTTAGAAGATCCAGGTTCAAACCAGGTTTTTTGAGCACTTTATAGTACAACCAATTGAGTTGACTCAAATGATCAAGGTGCACTTTGTAGGCTCTCAATTATATGGTAGCATATGCTCAATTGGTTGAGACCGACTAGAGTGATCAAATCACTTGCTCAACTAGTTGAGAGCTTGAATCTTAACAAGTACTTGCTAGTGCGTGAAATGGCCAATGACTAGTGACTTGATCAAATTTGTTGCTCAATCAGTCAAGTCTTCTTTGAGAATTATGGGATTCTTGaactagaaacctataaattgaagTGTTTTAGAGTATTTATGAAGATGAGAATTGCATTCAATTGAAAAGACCTTCCTTTGTTCTTATTGAAAGTTTTCAATTCAAAAACTTGCAAATTCTCCTTGTACTTTCAAGTCTTtcatagtttttcttgtattacTTAACTTACTACTTGGACCAGAGTTTATGAATTCACTTTCATGTACTCGTTATAAGAAGTTATTCAAGTAGACTAGTTACTTAAACCTTGGAATCTAAGTGAAGGTACTGAAGGTTTGTGGTTCAAATTTTGAAGATAGTGAAATTTTTACTTGATTAAGAGTTTGAAGAGAGTAGATGTAAGTAAATTGTCGaaacattataaaaaagttaacaatttttttatcaatctcttattattgttctttatttACTCGTTGC
The sequence above is drawn from the Vitis riparia cultivar Riparia Gloire de Montpellier isolate 1030 chromosome 6, EGFV_Vit.rip_1.0, whole genome shotgun sequence genome and encodes:
- the LOC117916397 gene encoding CBL-interacting serine/threonine-protein kinase 11, whose translation is MPEIERGSGSGAAPATSSEKALFGKYELGRLLGCGAFAKVYHARNIRTGQSVAIKAICKKKIVGSNLMANVKREISIMRRLQHPHIVKLYEVLATKTKIYCVMEFVKGGELFAKVAKGRFSEDLSRRYFQQLISAVGYCHSRGVFHRDLKPENLLVDENGCLKVSDFGLSALTDQIRLDGLLHTLCGTPAYVAPEILTKKGYDGAKVDVWSCGVILFVLNAGYLPFNDPNLMAMYKKIYKGEFRCPKWMSPDLKRFLSRLLDTNPNTRITVDEILQDPWFRKGYKEVKFHEEDFGLKSEKEDRSPTNLNAFDIISFSSGLNLSGLFNDSSKSSPDDDERFVSAEPVEKIIEKIEEIAEGENLTVNWKKEWGVDLQGPNGNFIIGVQIDRLTHDLVVVEVRRRAGDAAAYAAAWKDKLRPALAGLMFQGPETQVAGD